A genomic segment from Dietzia psychralcaliphila encodes:
- a CDS encoding fatty acid desaturase family protein, with protein MTLLQLPTIRSKKPKAEKTAATAPDPVVLSAESVEIIGRELDAIRDRVVADLGTADRDYILRVVRTQRRLELTGRALMFLGFLPPAWLAGVAALSASKILDNMEIGHNVMHGQYDWMRDDMLHSSSFEWDNVCPSDQWRHSHNYMHHTHTNILDLDRDIGYGILRMEYEQPWNPLRLGNPLYAFGLMMAFEWGVMLHDLEYDNVLKGKRKWSDVKGLLAGWWGKMRGQVAKDYIVHPALTGPLFPLTFAGNLTANLVRNVWAFSVIFCGHFPSGAQVFTQEETAEETRGEWYVRQMLGSANISGSPFMHLATGNLSHQIEHHLFPDLPAHRYPEIAEEVRALCEEHGLPYTTGPLWKQVANVWSKMFRLALPLPPTPADTPAVLIERRKMTPAA; from the coding sequence ATGACTCTCCTGCAGCTCCCCACCATCCGCTCCAAGAAGCCGAAGGCCGAGAAGACGGCCGCCACCGCCCCCGATCCGGTGGTGCTGTCCGCCGAGTCGGTGGAGATCATCGGCCGTGAACTCGACGCGATCCGCGACCGGGTGGTCGCGGATCTGGGCACCGCCGACCGCGATTACATCCTGCGCGTGGTCCGCACCCAGAGACGGCTCGAGCTGACCGGCCGTGCCCTGATGTTCCTCGGCTTCCTGCCCCCCGCCTGGCTCGCCGGGGTGGCCGCGCTGAGCGCGTCCAAGATCCTCGACAACATGGAGATCGGCCACAACGTCATGCACGGCCAGTACGACTGGATGCGCGACGACATGCTCCACTCCTCCAGCTTCGAGTGGGACAACGTGTGCCCCTCCGACCAGTGGCGGCACTCGCACAACTACATGCACCACACGCACACCAACATCCTGGACCTCGACCGGGACATCGGGTACGGGATCCTGCGCATGGAGTACGAGCAGCCGTGGAACCCGCTGCGACTGGGCAATCCGCTGTACGCCTTCGGGCTCATGATGGCGTTCGAGTGGGGGGTCATGCTCCACGACCTCGAGTACGACAACGTGCTCAAGGGCAAGCGCAAGTGGTCTGACGTCAAGGGTCTCCTCGCCGGCTGGTGGGGCAAGATGCGCGGCCAGGTCGCCAAGGACTACATCGTCCACCCGGCACTCACCGGACCACTGTTCCCGCTCACGTTCGCCGGCAACCTCACCGCCAACCTCGTCCGCAACGTCTGGGCGTTCTCGGTGATCTTCTGCGGCCACTTCCCCTCGGGTGCCCAGGTCTTCACGCAGGAGGAGACGGCCGAGGAGACCCGCGGAGAGTGGTACGTGCGCCAGATGCTCGGCTCGGCCAACATCTCGGGCAGCCCGTTCATGCACCTGGCCACCGGCAACCTGTCGCACCAGATCGAGCACCACCTGTTCCCCGATCTGCCCGCGCACCGCTACCCGGAGATCGCCGAAGAGGTGCGGGCGCTCTGCGAGGAGCACGGTCTGCCGTACACCACCGGCCCGCTGTGGAAGCAGGTGGCGAACGTGTGGTCCAAGATGTTCCGACTCGCCCTGCCGCTGCCGCCCACCCCGGCGGACACCCCGGCCGTCCTCATCGAGCGAAGGAAGATGACACCGGCCGCCTGA
- a CDS encoding TetR/AcrR family transcriptional regulator — MARHGWGGRPPANEEEARQRIIDATAGLIDRHGVAKTTLSDVAAELGVTRQTVYRHLGSISEIVSVVAARGAEDFVDRMVSHLEGSRSPADAVVEGILFCLRTVPNDPRLNLLLQLGDTATFSRAATSPVMLGYGSAMLRRFPVDWADAGVSDDDLDGLAEMIMRLLISLLDSSTEVPRPEDEVRALLERWLVPALTRS, encoded by the coding sequence ATGGCGAGACACGGGTGGGGCGGGCGGCCCCCGGCGAACGAGGAGGAGGCGCGTCAGCGCATCATCGACGCCACCGCCGGCCTGATCGACCGTCACGGGGTCGCCAAGACGACCCTCTCCGACGTCGCGGCCGAACTCGGGGTGACCCGGCAGACGGTGTACCGGCACCTCGGGAGCATCAGCGAGATCGTCAGCGTCGTGGCGGCCCGGGGTGCCGAGGACTTCGTCGACCGGATGGTCTCCCACCTCGAGGGCAGCCGCTCCCCCGCGGACGCCGTTGTCGAAGGCATCCTGTTCTGCCTGCGCACGGTGCCGAACGACCCACGACTCAACCTGCTGCTGCAGCTCGGCGACACCGCCACGTTCAGCCGGGCCGCCACCTCCCCGGTGATGCTCGGGTACGGCTCCGCGATGCTGCGCAGGTTCCCCGTGGACTGGGCCGACGCCGGGGTCTCCGACGACGACCTCGACGGCCTCGCCGAGATGATCATGCGACTACTCATCTCCCTGCTGGACTCCTCCACCGAGGTGCCGCGACCGGAGGACGAGGTCCGCGCGCTCCTCGAACGGTGGCTCGTTCCGGCGCTCACCCGGTCCTGA
- a CDS encoding TetR family transcriptional regulator yields MATPGTRAEQKRHTRALIVAAGRQAVATRGFAGLAVRELAREAGIVPTAFYRHFESVDALASELAAGAAEALGRLVDDLVTEPASDPVVDWPGRASAAAVRDPQTWSVLARGLVDTTHADHRVLSAAVDSARRRLGITLGRLETLSGADGNAIDIAADLVVVVLLRLLVEVAVGYDARAAVEECTGRLRVILAGAGTVS; encoded by the coding sequence GTGGCGACACCAGGTACCCGGGCGGAACAGAAGCGGCACACACGTGCACTCATCGTCGCCGCGGGCCGCCAGGCGGTGGCCACACGGGGTTTCGCGGGCCTGGCCGTCCGCGAACTCGCACGCGAGGCGGGCATAGTCCCCACCGCGTTCTACCGGCACTTCGAGTCGGTAGACGCCCTGGCCTCCGAACTCGCGGCGGGGGCGGCCGAGGCGCTCGGACGCCTCGTCGACGACCTGGTCACCGAGCCTGCATCGGACCCCGTCGTGGACTGGCCCGGCCGGGCCTCGGCCGCCGCCGTCCGTGATCCACAGACCTGGTCGGTGCTCGCCCGCGGGCTCGTCGACACCACCCACGCCGACCACCGGGTGCTCTCGGCGGCGGTCGACTCCGCACGCCGCCGTCTGGGGATCACCCTGGGCCGGCTCGAGACGCTCTCCGGCGCAGACGGAAACGCGATCGACATCGCAGCCGACCTCGTCGTCGTGGTCCTCCTCCGACTCCTCGTGGAGGTGGCGGTGGGCTACGACGCGCGAGCTGCCGTCGAGGAGTGCACCGGACGCCTGAGGGTGATCCTCGCCGGAGCCGGCACGGTCTCCTGA
- the trpS gene encoding tryptophan--tRNA ligase translates to MSEQSTSAVPTPASGPADAQAPAKRQRVLSGIQPTADSYHLGNYLGAVRQWVDLQDDYDAYYFIPDLHAITVKQDPKELRERVFRGCAQLLALGVDPDRSVLFVQSHVPEHAELAWVLGCITGYGEAARMTQFKDKSSKQGTDGTTVGLFTYPVLMAADILLYRPHLVPVGEDQRQHLELTRDLAMRFNSRFKKTFVVPEGKILEGSARIYDLQDPTAKMSKSGENPKGIVNLLDDPKVSAKRIRSAVTDSDGDIRFDREMKPGVSNLLTIQSAFTGRAVADIVADYQTAGAGYGALKTDTADALEAFVTPLRGRFDEYMSDRGQLERVLADGAERARAVAGPVLSQVYQAVGFTAPRRG, encoded by the coding sequence ATGTCTGAGCAGTCCACCTCCGCAGTTCCCACGCCCGCATCAGGGCCGGCCGACGCGCAGGCGCCGGCGAAGCGCCAGCGCGTCCTGTCCGGCATTCAACCCACCGCCGACTCCTACCACCTCGGCAACTACCTGGGCGCCGTGCGGCAGTGGGTCGACCTGCAGGACGACTACGACGCCTATTACTTCATCCCCGACCTGCACGCGATCACCGTCAAACAGGATCCCAAGGAGCTGCGCGAGCGGGTGTTCCGCGGCTGTGCACAGTTGCTGGCCCTGGGTGTGGACCCGGACCGCTCGGTGCTGTTCGTGCAGTCGCACGTCCCCGAGCACGCCGAACTGGCCTGGGTGCTGGGGTGCATCACCGGCTACGGCGAGGCCGCCCGGATGACCCAGTTCAAGGACAAGTCGTCTAAGCAGGGCACCGACGGGACCACGGTGGGACTGTTCACCTACCCGGTCCTCATGGCTGCCGACATCCTGCTCTACCGCCCGCACCTGGTGCCCGTCGGCGAAGACCAGCGTCAGCACCTCGAACTCACCCGCGACCTGGCGATGCGGTTCAATTCACGATTCAAGAAGACCTTCGTGGTTCCCGAGGGCAAGATCCTCGAGGGCTCGGCAAGGATCTACGACCTGCAGGACCCCACGGCCAAGATGAGCAAGTCGGGGGAGAACCCCAAGGGCATCGTCAACCTGTTGGACGACCCCAAGGTCTCCGCCAAGCGGATCCGCAGCGCGGTGACCGACTCCGACGGTGACATCCGCTTCGACCGCGAGATGAAGCCGGGAGTGTCCAACCTGTTGACCATCCAGTCGGCGTTCACCGGACGGGCGGTCGCCGACATCGTGGCCGACTACCAGACCGCGGGTGCCGGTTACGGTGCGCTCAAGACCGACACCGCGGACGCCCTCGAGGCGTTCGTGACCCCGTTGCGCGGTCGGTTCGACGAGTACATGTCCGACCGGGGCCAACTCGAACGGGTGCTGGCTGACGGCGCGGAGCGCGCCCGGGCGGTGGCCGGGCCGGTGCTCTCGCAGGTCTACCAGGCGGTCGGATTCACGGCGCCGCGTCGCGGCTGA
- a CDS encoding bile acid:sodium symporter family protein, translated as MDQSPLIDIGLPVALAIIMIGIGLSLTREDFAVQARSPWATIVGLFGQLVLVPLMGVGVALLFGLSPMLALGVVLVAATPGGATSNLITYLARGNVALSVILTALTSVAVILTLPMWFGIGARIIPGAADAEVTVPLGQTFGLLLGVILIPVLLGMVLRARKPALAARIERFVGIVGLVVLVLLIVGIVLGERDRIVDLIVAVGPAVVVLNLALIVVGGLLSWVCRLRRAEQIAIAVEFGIKNTTLTLLIAFTVIGDEEVGLAAAVYSIVMYVTAFLVVYIGRRLMRTAP; from the coding sequence GTGGACCAGAGTCCCCTGATCGATATCGGCCTACCGGTCGCCCTGGCCATCATCATGATCGGCATCGGACTCAGCCTCACCAGGGAGGACTTCGCGGTCCAGGCCAGGTCGCCGTGGGCCACGATCGTCGGACTGTTCGGCCAGCTGGTCCTGGTGCCGTTGATGGGTGTGGGCGTGGCCCTGTTGTTCGGGCTCTCCCCGATGTTGGCCCTCGGTGTGGTGCTCGTGGCGGCGACGCCCGGAGGGGCGACGTCGAACCTCATCACCTACCTCGCCCGTGGCAACGTCGCGTTGTCGGTCATCCTCACCGCACTCACCTCCGTGGCCGTCATCCTCACCCTCCCGATGTGGTTCGGCATCGGCGCGCGGATCATCCCGGGAGCCGCCGACGCCGAGGTCACCGTCCCGCTCGGCCAGACCTTCGGGCTCCTGCTGGGGGTCATCCTCATCCCTGTGCTCCTCGGCATGGTCCTCCGTGCGCGGAAGCCCGCACTGGCCGCCCGCATCGAGCGCTTCGTCGGCATCGTCGGGCTCGTCGTGCTGGTGTTGCTCATCGTGGGCATCGTCCTCGGCGAGAGGGACCGGATCGTAGACCTCATCGTGGCGGTGGGGCCGGCGGTGGTCGTCCTGAACCTGGCACTGATCGTGGTGGGTGGACTGCTCTCCTGGGTGTGCCGTCTGCGCCGTGCCGAGCAGATCGCAATCGCGGTCGAGTTCGGCATCAAGAACACCACCCTGACCCTGCTCATCGCCTTCACCGTGATCGGCGACGAGGAGGTGGGCCTGGCGGCCGCCGTCTACAGCATCGTGATGTACGTCACCGCGTTCCTGGTGGTCTACATCGGCCGGCGCCTCATGCGCACCGCCCCCTGA
- a CDS encoding ribonuclease HI family protein, with translation MTIIAAADGSALGNPGPAGWAWYIDESRWRCGGWKRGTNNQGELTAVLDLLRQTAHSPEPLHILCDSQYVINSVTKWMAGWKRKGWKKADGKPVLNVEVMKALDEAMRGREVTFEWVKGHAGHELNEKADVLANGAAKAHASRREPDAGPGFPGARSVGAGDDPAVPPAADGGARPTKATATPAATATPGAAAGPADAEPDLFTLEESGSASAPSASSTPSAPAVDLVVELERSLLTDTVRGDRRRLDALLDPSWNHVCARGEVWSREDRLAAAESPDRGTGDRAMEVIDARELGSDTILLVWRERSRNSSILRSSVWVRSRGSWRQTFQQGTPEA, from the coding sequence GTGACGATCATCGCCGCCGCGGACGGCTCCGCGCTCGGGAACCCCGGCCCCGCCGGTTGGGCCTGGTACATCGACGAATCCCGATGGCGCTGCGGCGGCTGGAAACGTGGTACCAACAACCAGGGCGAACTCACCGCGGTCCTGGACCTGTTGCGTCAGACCGCGCACTCCCCGGAGCCACTCCACATCCTGTGCGACTCGCAGTACGTCATCAATTCGGTGACCAAGTGGATGGCCGGCTGGAAGCGCAAGGGCTGGAAGAAGGCCGACGGTAAGCCGGTGTTGAACGTCGAGGTCATGAAGGCGCTCGACGAGGCGATGCGGGGCCGCGAGGTCACCTTCGAGTGGGTCAAGGGCCACGCCGGCCACGAGCTCAACGAGAAGGCCGACGTCCTGGCCAACGGAGCTGCCAAGGCCCATGCGTCGCGCCGGGAGCCCGACGCCGGCCCCGGTTTCCCGGGAGCCCGGTCGGTCGGTGCGGGCGACGACCCGGCGGTCCCCCCGGCCGCCGACGGTGGCGCGCGGCCCACGAAGGCCACCGCCACGCCCGCTGCCACGGCCACGCCCGGTGCCGCGGCGGGTCCCGCGGACGCCGAGCCGGATCTGTTCACCCTCGAAGAGTCGGGATCCGCCTCGGCGCCGTCCGCGTCATCTACGCCGTCCGCGCCGGCCGTGGATCTCGTCGTGGAACTGGAGCGGTCACTGCTCACCGACACGGTCCGCGGCGACCGTCGCCGGCTCGATGCGCTCCTGGACCCGTCGTGGAACCACGTGTGTGCCCGTGGAGAAGTGTGGTCGCGCGAGGACAGGCTCGCGGCCGCCGAGTCACCCGACCGTGGCACCGGAGACCGCGCGATGGAGGTCATCGACGCGCGCGAACTGGGTTCCGACACAATTCTGCTCGTCTGGCGCGAGCGTTCACGGAACAGCTCGATCCTGCGGAGCTCGGTGTGGGTGCGGTCCCGCGGCTCCTGGCGCCAGACCTTCCAGCAGGGCACGCCTGAGGCCTGA
- a CDS encoding flavin reductase family protein, with amino-acid sequence MTAPTISRLFSRGITRTLLTPHPVEHYVRSLGVTWSDDPTGATVVAVDRPVADVTVITLRLPAGVDRPAPGAALEIGVVVDGVVHRRHYSPVDSASRSDGLATIAVRRHPGGVVSEHLWSEASPGMRLLLGNPVGEVTLPEARPTDVLLVSGGSGITPMLSIASTLAGEGHCGDGSAGRVAWLHYARRVEDVPFRDRIRELSRAGVEVRVVPTADVNPSDSSDLSDSSDPSPRGPAGHLTAGHLDEVAPWHADATVFLCGPEGLADGLADALGAERYADVLRERFTASNGPVPEGDGGTVTHVKSGVSAHNAGTTLLEGAEAAGLSPKHGCRMGICHTCTAVRVSGATRDLRTGEVDTEPGCLVQICVSAPVGDVEIDI; translated from the coding sequence ATGACCGCCCCGACCATCAGCCGACTCTTCTCCCGCGGGATCACCCGCACCCTCCTCACCCCACACCCGGTGGAGCACTACGTCCGCTCGCTCGGAGTGACGTGGTCCGACGACCCGACCGGCGCTACCGTCGTGGCCGTCGACCGACCCGTCGCCGACGTCACAGTCATCACTCTCCGCCTGCCGGCCGGGGTCGACCGACCCGCTCCCGGTGCCGCGCTCGAGATCGGCGTGGTGGTCGACGGCGTCGTACACCGCCGCCACTACTCCCCCGTGGACTCCGCCTCCCGATCCGACGGTCTGGCGACGATCGCCGTCCGCCGCCATCCGGGGGGCGTGGTCTCCGAGCACCTGTGGTCCGAGGCCAGCCCCGGGATGCGTCTCCTGCTCGGGAACCCCGTCGGGGAGGTCACGCTGCCCGAGGCCCGCCCGACCGACGTGCTGCTGGTCAGCGGCGGCAGCGGCATCACCCCGATGCTCTCCATCGCCTCCACCCTGGCCGGGGAGGGCCACTGCGGCGACGGGTCCGCGGGCCGGGTCGCCTGGCTGCACTACGCCCGCCGGGTCGAGGACGTGCCGTTCCGCGACCGGATCCGCGAGCTCTCGCGCGCCGGGGTCGAGGTCCGGGTTGTGCCCACCGCCGACGTGAACCCGTCAGACTCGTCAGACCTCTCGGACTCGTCAGACCCGTCGCCCCGGGGCCCGGCCGGCCACCTCACCGCCGGCCACCTGGACGAGGTGGCTCCGTGGCACGCCGACGCCACCGTCTTTCTCTGCGGCCCCGAGGGCCTGGCCGACGGGCTGGCGGACGCGCTCGGAGCCGAACGCTACGCAGACGTCCTCCGCGAACGATTCACCGCCTCCAACGGCCCCGTGCCCGAGGGCGACGGCGGCACCGTCACCCACGTCAAGAGCGGCGTATCCGCCCACAATGCCGGGACCACGTTGTTGGAGGGTGCGGAGGCAGCGGGGCTGTCCCCGAAGCACGGCTGCCGCATGGGCATCTGTCACACCTGCACCGCCGTCCGCGTCTCCGGGGCCACCCGCGACCTCAGGACGGGCGAGGTCGACACCGAACCCGGCTGCCTCGTCCAGATCTGTGTCTCGGCACCCGTGGGTGATGTCGAGATCGACATCTAG
- a CDS encoding MFS transporter, producing MAILALALGGFGIGVTEFAAMGLLRSIADDFGLTEPQAGHVITAYALGVVVGAPLLTVWTSRWRRRTLLLVLMALFTVGNTAAAFAPTAEILVAARFVAGIPHGAYFGVASLVAASLAGQGRQARAVSLVLLGLSVANVIGVPAATWLGEAAGWEAAFLAVGVIGALTVAAIFVVVPEPAGGVVVRAREELAALARPQILATLAVGCVGFGGMFAVYTYIQWTMVDVAGIDRGWMPAVLAVYGLGMVTGNLLGGVVADRDLDRGLVAIASAMTVVLALFAVAAHHPVTALVGLFLVGMTGSALVPGLQARLMQYAGRGQTLAASLNHSALNAANALGAWLGGVVIALGFGYTSPALAGAALAAAGLAILVGAVWTARRSTRDELRTG from the coding sequence ATGGCCATCCTCGCCCTGGCGCTCGGCGGGTTCGGCATCGGCGTCACCGAGTTCGCGGCGATGGGGCTGTTGCGGTCGATCGCCGACGACTTCGGGCTCACCGAACCACAGGCGGGACACGTGATCACCGCCTACGCCCTCGGGGTGGTGGTGGGAGCCCCGCTGCTCACCGTGTGGACCTCCCGGTGGCGCCGCCGCACCCTGCTCCTCGTGCTCATGGCGCTGTTCACCGTGGGCAACACCGCCGCCGCCTTCGCTCCCACCGCGGAGATCCTGGTCGCCGCCCGGTTCGTCGCGGGAATCCCGCACGGCGCCTACTTCGGCGTGGCCTCGCTGGTGGCGGCCTCTCTCGCCGGCCAGGGACGGCAGGCGCGGGCGGTATCCCTGGTCCTGCTGGGTCTGTCGGTGGCCAACGTGATCGGTGTCCCGGCCGCCACCTGGCTGGGCGAGGCCGCAGGCTGGGAGGCGGCGTTCCTCGCGGTCGGGGTGATCGGAGCTCTCACCGTGGCCGCGATCTTCGTCGTCGTCCCCGAACCGGCGGGCGGGGTGGTGGTCAGGGCGCGCGAGGAGCTGGCCGCGCTGGCCCGACCCCAGATCCTGGCGACCCTCGCCGTGGGCTGCGTGGGATTCGGTGGGATGTTCGCCGTCTACACCTACATCCAGTGGACGATGGTCGACGTCGCCGGGATCGACCGCGGCTGGATGCCCGCGGTGTTGGCCGTCTACGGTCTCGGCATGGTGACCGGCAACCTGCTCGGGGGCGTGGTGGCGGACCGGGACCTCGACCGCGGGTTGGTCGCGATCGCCTCGGCCATGACCGTGGTCCTGGCGCTGTTCGCGGTGGCCGCGCATCATCCGGTCACGGCGCTGGTGGGTTTGTTCCTCGTGGGGATGACGGGGTCCGCGCTCGTGCCCGGTCTGCAGGCCCGACTGATGCAGTACGCGGGCAGGGGTCAGACACTGGCGGCGTCCCTCAACCACTCCGCGCTCAACGCCGCCAACGCCCTGGGGGCGTGGCTCGGCGGAGTGGTGATCGCGCTGGGCTTCGGTTACACGTCCCCGGCGCTCGCGGGAGCGGCCCTCGCGGCTGCCGGTCTGGCGATCCTCGTGGGAGCGGTCTGGACGGCGCGTCGGTCCACCCGCGACGAACTCAGGACCGGGTGA
- a CDS encoding PPOX class F420-dependent oxidoreductase encodes MTKYATAERPDRAGLEEFLRPRHRAVLITRRDSGGLQSSPVTCGLDGAGRLVVATYPQRAKVRNIRRDPAVSVCVLSDDFNGPYVHLDGTAEIVDLPEAVEPLVEYFRSVAGEHDDWDEYRAAMARQGKCLIRVAIDDWGPVATGGFPPESASPADG; translated from the coding sequence ATGACCAAGTACGCGACCGCCGAACGTCCCGATCGTGCCGGCCTCGAGGAGTTCCTCCGCCCCCGGCACCGGGCTGTCCTCATCACCCGGCGAGACTCGGGAGGGCTCCAGTCCTCTCCGGTGACCTGCGGTCTGGACGGGGCTGGCAGGCTCGTCGTGGCGACCTATCCGCAGCGCGCGAAGGTGCGCAACATCCGCCGTGACCCGGCCGTCAGCGTGTGCGTTCTCTCTGACGACTTCAACGGCCCGTACGTCCACCTGGACGGCACCGCGGAGATCGTCGATCTTCCCGAGGCCGTCGAGCCGCTGGTCGAGTACTTCCGCAGTGTGGCCGGCGAGCACGACGACTGGGACGAGTACCGCGCGGCGATGGCCAGGCAGGGCAAGTGCCTCATCCGGGTCGCGATCGACGACTGGGGCCCGGTCGCCACGGGCGGATTCCCGCCGGAGTCGGCGTCGCCCGCCGACGGCTGA
- a CDS encoding exodeoxyribonuclease III: MSLTVSTVNVNGIRAAVRQRSETNLGFLPWLESSGADVVALQEVRADEDQARKALAPALDAGWYLIGSASSLKGRAGVAILSRREPTEVRIGHGDPEFDESGRYIEAVYPGAVDGETVTVASLYLPSGTAETPKQDEKDRFLASFREHLHASAETVGARDGHEMIICGDWNIAHREEDLKNHKGNHKSSGFLPHEREWMSDLFADASGWTDIVRHRRPDEIGPYSWWSQRGKAFDNDAGWRIDYHVVSDGLVDRAVSDRVDRASAYDMRWSDHAPVTVVYE; the protein is encoded by the coding sequence GTGAGCCTCACCGTCAGCACCGTCAACGTCAACGGGATCCGCGCCGCCGTCAGGCAGCGTTCGGAGACCAACCTCGGATTCCTGCCCTGGCTGGAGAGCAGCGGGGCGGACGTGGTCGCCCTCCAGGAGGTGCGTGCCGACGAGGACCAGGCCCGCAAGGCCCTCGCCCCCGCGCTCGACGCCGGGTGGTACCTCATCGGTTCGGCGTCCTCGCTCAAGGGCCGGGCCGGGGTGGCGATCCTCTCCCGGCGGGAGCCCACCGAGGTGCGCATCGGACACGGCGATCCCGAGTTCGATGAGTCCGGCCGTTACATCGAAGCCGTGTACCCCGGTGCCGTGGACGGCGAGACCGTCACCGTCGCCAGCCTCTACCTGCCCTCCGGCACGGCTGAGACTCCCAAGCAGGACGAGAAGGACCGCTTCCTGGCGAGTTTCCGGGAGCACCTCCACGCGAGCGCCGAGACCGTCGGCGCCCGTGACGGCCACGAGATGATCATCTGTGGCGACTGGAACATCGCCCATCGCGAGGAGGACCTGAAGAACCACAAGGGCAACCACAAGAGCTCCGGCTTCCTGCCACACGAGCGGGAGTGGATGTCCGACCTGTTCGCCGACGCCAGCGGGTGGACCGACATCGTCCGGCATCGTCGCCCCGACGAGATCGGCCCGTACTCCTGGTGGAGTCAGCGGGGCAAGGCCTTCGACAACGACGCGGGGTGGCGTATCGACTACCACGTGGTCTCCGACGGTCTGGTCGATCGCGCCGTGTCCGACCGGGTGGACCGCGCGAGCGCCTACGACATGCGGTGGTCCGACCACGCTCCGGTCACCGTTGTGTATGAGTGA
- a CDS encoding FAD-dependent oxidoreductase, whose amino-acid sequence MHGATAVVLGGSVAGLCSAGVLAPHFDRVVVLERDELPPGAEHRRGVPQSKHPHFVLNAGRRAIGTIFPGFEESLIEAGGLLLMPSMEAAYGENDGWGPRKSSTMTMIYSSRVLIERVLRDKVRTLAGVEIREGTAVSGLATTGGGTVTGRVTGVEYRDAGGETRTIEADLVVDALGRGSSVRDWLAAAGWPSVPEKTLDAKVTYTSRWYQLPAPSERPPGWWWKHLVLTPTQENGPHPQEHEYLSNFFPIEGDRAISCMGSWGLEMPRKPETFEAAADRLRAPTFAAAMRASTPVSEVHLTRSTGNKWRRYDEIDHPPLGLVSIGDAVCAFNPFYAQGMSSAARSAVVLSDVLSEYRSLDTSFTRDFLDRQRASLEVPWMLAMARDQGYDFAEGTEVAPAWRRKIMAKVSWPVFNAITAAAREDDYVEQTFTAVFNLDKSLRDMMTDPRFVSGLLRHKIREALGRTRVPAGFDIRSDPPGTDYSDPANPVEPAAATPRTATRRTRG is encoded by the coding sequence ATGCACGGAGCGACAGCAGTGGTCCTCGGCGGGAGCGTGGCGGGCCTGTGCTCCGCCGGGGTACTGGCACCGCACTTCGACAGGGTGGTCGTCCTCGAGCGGGACGAACTGCCGCCCGGTGCCGAGCACCGGCGCGGAGTCCCCCAGAGCAAGCACCCGCACTTCGTCCTCAACGCCGGGCGCCGCGCGATCGGCACGATCTTCCCGGGGTTCGAGGAGTCACTCATCGAGGCGGGCGGGCTGCTGCTCATGCCGTCCATGGAGGCCGCCTACGGCGAGAACGACGGGTGGGGACCGCGCAAGTCCAGCACCATGACGATGATCTACTCCTCCAGGGTCCTCATCGAACGCGTCCTCAGGGACAAGGTCCGGACACTGGCAGGCGTCGAGATCCGTGAGGGCACGGCCGTGTCCGGCCTGGCCACCACCGGTGGCGGCACGGTCACCGGTCGCGTCACCGGGGTCGAGTACCGGGACGCCGGCGGCGAGACCAGGACCATCGAGGCCGATCTCGTGGTAGACGCCCTGGGCCGCGGGTCCTCGGTCCGCGACTGGCTCGCCGCCGCCGGATGGCCCTCTGTCCCCGAGAAGACCCTCGACGCCAAGGTCACCTACACGTCCCGCTGGTACCAGCTCCCGGCCCCCTCGGAGAGGCCGCCGGGCTGGTGGTGGAAGCACCTGGTGCTGACCCCCACCCAGGAGAACGGCCCCCACCCACAGGAGCACGAGTACCTGTCCAACTTCTTCCCGATCGAGGGTGACCGCGCGATCTCGTGCATGGGCTCCTGGGGCCTGGAGATGCCGCGGAAACCCGAGACGTTCGAGGCCGCCGCCGACCGTCTCCGCGCACCCACCTTCGCCGCAGCGATGCGCGCGAGCACCCCGGTCTCGGAGGTGCATCTCACTCGATCGACCGGAAACAAGTGGCGCCGCTACGACGAGATCGACCACCCCCCGCTGGGCCTCGTCTCGATCGGCGACGCGGTCTGTGCCTTCAACCCGTTCTACGCCCAGGGGATGAGCTCGGCCGCCCGCTCGGCTGTCGTGCTCTCCGACGTGCTGAGCGAGTACCGCTCACTCGACACGTCCTTCACCCGCGACTTCCTCGACCGACAGCGGGCGTCCCTGGAGGTGCCGTGGATGCTCGCCATGGCCCGCGACCAGGGGTACGACTTCGCCGAGGGCACGGAGGTCGCCCCGGCGTGGCGCCGGAAGATCATGGCGAAGGTGTCGTGGCCGGTGTTCAACGCCATCACCGCCGCCGCCCGCGAGGACGACTACGTGGAGCAGACGTTCACGGCGGTGTTCAACCTGGACAAGTCGCTGCGCGACATGATGACGGACCCGCGTTTCGTCTCGGGGCTGCTGCGGCACAAGATCCGCGAGGCGCTCGGCCGCACCCGGGTCCCCGCCGGGTTCGACATCCGGTCCGACCCGCCGGGAACCGACTACTCCGATCCCGCGAACCCCGTCGAGCCGGCGGCTGCCACGCCGCGGACCGCGACCCGTCGGACGAGGGGCTGA